In one Winogradskyella sp. MH6 genomic region, the following are encoded:
- a CDS encoding DUF2256 domain-containing protein gives MKGVKKQNLPSKLCPVCERQFTWRKKWAKDWDTVKYCSEKCRRTK, from the coding sequence ATGAAAGGTGTAAAAAAACAAAACTTACCTTCAAAACTATGTCCTGTTTGTGAACGACAATTTACGTGGCGCAAAAAATGGGCAAAAGATTGGGACACCGTTAAATATTGTAGCGAAAAATGCAGAAGGACAAAATAG
- a CDS encoding SDR family oxidoreductase yields MRILLTGTTGYIAKRLALQLLEDEHELVCCVRDLNRIPDEIENHPSCSFIKLDFLDPEPNKIPEDIDAAYYLIHSMSTGSNDFVDLERQCAQNFKNLVNATRCKQVIYLSGIVNDNSLSKHLKSRLQVENTLKSDHYALTTFRAGIIVGSGSASFEIIRDIVEKLPFMITPRWLKTKTQPIAIRDVLGFLSGGLGKEELFNKSFDIFGPEVLTYKEMLLQFADVRNLKRHIVTLPVLTPKLSSYWLYFVTSTSFKLAAALVDSMKVEVIGKPSNINEIIGIEPVDYKTAVNLAFQKIEQNAVVSSWKDAISSGRFNVQLSKYIELPHFGCYKDIRHRTVKDETFTLNKIWSIGGRNGWYSFNWLWKIRGYVDKLFGGVGLRRGRTHDTYLEPGDALDFWRVLFADKDEKRLLLFAEMRLPGEAWLEFKIVKDQLYQRAVFRPRGIWGRLYWYSVLPFHAFVFNGMINALINKK; encoded by the coding sequence ATGCGAATTCTACTCACAGGTACAACGGGCTATATTGCCAAAAGATTAGCACTTCAGCTTTTAGAAGATGAGCATGAGCTAGTTTGTTGTGTACGTGATTTAAACCGTATTCCAGATGAAATTGAAAATCATCCCTCTTGCTCCTTTATTAAGCTCGATTTTTTAGATCCTGAACCTAATAAGATTCCTGAAGATATAGATGCAGCTTATTATCTGATACATTCTATGTCCACAGGCTCAAATGATTTTGTGGATTTAGAGCGTCAATGTGCTCAGAATTTTAAGAATTTAGTAAATGCTACACGTTGCAAACAAGTTATTTATCTCAGTGGTATTGTTAACGATAATTCACTTTCAAAACATTTAAAATCACGTTTACAAGTTGAAAACACGTTAAAGTCAGATCACTATGCACTTACAACATTTAGAGCCGGAATTATAGTCGGTAGTGGAAGTGCTTCTTTTGAAATCATAAGAGATATTGTAGAAAAGCTACCTTTTATGATTACTCCAAGATGGCTAAAAACAAAAACGCAACCTATTGCCATTCGTGATGTATTAGGTTTTCTGTCTGGCGGATTAGGCAAAGAAGAATTGTTCAATAAATCCTTCGATATTTTCGGTCCAGAAGTGCTTACCTACAAAGAAATGTTATTGCAATTTGCTGACGTCCGTAACCTCAAACGCCATATCGTCACACTTCCGGTTTTAACACCAAAACTATCATCTTACTGGCTCTATTTTGTAACCTCAACGTCGTTTAAATTGGCTGCTGCTTTGGTAGATAGCATGAAAGTTGAAGTGATCGGAAAACCTAGCAACATCAATGAAATCATTGGTATAGAACCTGTAGATTACAAAACAGCTGTAAATCTAGCCTTTCAAAAAATTGAGCAAAATGCTGTAGTCTCTAGTTGGAAAGATGCCATTAGCAGTGGCAGATTTAACGTGCAGCTCTCTAAATATATTGAGTTACCACATTTTGGTTGTTATAAAGATATACGACATAGAACGGTAAAAGATGAAACGTTTACCCTCAATAAAATCTGGAGTATTGGAGGCCGAAATGGTTGGTATAGTTTTAACTGGCTTTGGAAAATTAGAGGCTATGTTGATAAACTTTTTGGTGGTGTTGGGTTACGTCGTGGAAGAACGCACGACACTTATTTAGAACCAGGTGATGCGCTCGATTTTTGGCGTGTACTATTTGCCGATAAAGACGAAAAACGTTTACTACTATTTGCTGAAATGCGCCTACCAGGCGAAGCTTGGTTAGAATTCAAAATTGTAAAAGACCAGCTCTACCAACGTGCAGTTTTTAGACCAAGAGGTATTTGGGGACGATTGTATTGGTACTCGGTTCTACCCTTTCACGCTTTTGTTTTTAATGGAATGATTAACGCCTTGATTAACAAAAAATGA
- a CDS encoding flavin reductase family protein, whose product MIEFDNDDINQMHHLYRINLINSCSGYKSANLIGTKSKDGISNVAVFSSVTHLGSDPALLGFFLRPTTVIRNTYDNIKETGFFTLNHIHQNILEDAHHTSAKYDASISEFDVTSLDEEYKDNFSAPFVKNCPLQLVMEYVEEYPIKANNTILLIGKIKKLYVKDGLLEKDGFINLSKGKVAAINGLDAYAVPNSNTRLEYQRPKPEFENIND is encoded by the coding sequence ATGATAGAATTTGATAACGATGATATTAACCAAATGCATCATTTATACCGAATAAACCTTATAAATAGTTGTTCAGGTTACAAGTCTGCAAACCTTATTGGCACAAAAAGTAAGGATGGTATAAGTAACGTAGCTGTGTTTAGTTCTGTGACGCATTTAGGATCTGATCCTGCATTGCTTGGCTTTTTCCTCAGACCGACTACAGTTATCAGAAATACGTATGATAATATAAAAGAAACTGGTTTTTTCACATTAAATCATATTCATCAAAATATTCTTGAAGATGCACATCATACCTCTGCAAAATACGATGCTTCTATTTCTGAGTTTGATGTTACTAGTCTCGATGAGGAATACAAGGATAATTTTTCAGCTCCATTTGTAAAAAACTGTCCATTGCAATTGGTCATGGAATATGTTGAAGAGTATCCAATTAAAGCTAATAATACCATTCTATTGATTGGGAAAATCAAGAAACTATATGTGAAAGATGGCTTATTAGAAAAAGACGGTTTCATCAATTTATCAAAAGGAAAAGTTGCAGCAATTAATGGTTTAGATGCTTATGCTGTCCCAAATTCCAACACACGTTTAGAATACCAAAGACCTAAACCTGAATTTGAAAACATAAATGATTAA
- a CDS encoding ABC1 kinase family protein — MKTIDKIPVSKISRATKLVSTGAKVGVNYLKYYGDKITKTEDEAKSRLDKNNAEDIYDSLKQLKGSALKVAQMLSMEKSILPQAYVEKFSLSQFSVPPLSAPLVIKTFKKYFGKHPEELFDTFNATSVNAASIGQVHLAEKDGKKFAVKIQYPGVAESIASDLALVKPIAIKMFNIKGKDSDKYFKEVENKLIEETNYILELQQSKAVVEACNHIPNLKFPNYYEEFSSERIITMDYMKGEHLSEFVQHNADQELSNQLGQALWDFYMFQIHRLKKVHADPHPGNFLISEDGNLIALDFGCMKSIPEEFYTPYFELADKKVISNPEEFKAKLYELEILRKDDSEEEIIFFTDMFHELLSLFTQPFHAENFDFSDAQFFGKITEMGQKYSKSTELRNMNGNRGSKHFIYINRTFFGLYNLMFDLKAKDIKINNFNTL, encoded by the coding sequence ATGAAGACAATAGACAAAATACCTGTTTCAAAAATATCACGAGCTACCAAACTAGTCTCTACTGGAGCAAAGGTTGGTGTAAACTACTTAAAATATTACGGAGATAAAATCACCAAAACAGAAGATGAAGCGAAGTCTAGATTAGACAAAAATAATGCTGAAGATATCTACGATAGCCTAAAGCAGCTTAAAGGTAGCGCGCTAAAAGTCGCGCAAATGCTAAGTATGGAAAAAAGCATATTACCACAAGCTTATGTAGAAAAGTTTTCGCTGTCTCAATTTTCTGTACCTCCATTGTCTGCGCCTTTGGTGATTAAGACGTTTAAAAAATATTTTGGGAAACACCCAGAAGAATTATTCGATACTTTCAATGCAACTTCAGTAAATGCTGCAAGCATTGGCCAGGTTCACTTGGCCGAAAAGGATGGGAAAAAATTTGCTGTGAAAATCCAATATCCTGGAGTTGCAGAGAGTATTGCTTCAGATTTAGCCTTGGTAAAACCCATTGCTATTAAGATGTTCAATATTAAAGGGAAAGATTCGGATAAATACTTCAAAGAAGTTGAAAATAAACTTATCGAAGAAACCAATTACATTCTAGAGTTACAACAAAGCAAAGCGGTTGTAGAAGCTTGTAATCATATTCCAAATCTTAAATTCCCGAATTATTACGAAGAATTTTCGTCAGAACGCATTATCACCATGGATTACATGAAAGGTGAGCACCTTTCTGAATTTGTACAACATAATGCAGATCAGGAATTATCCAATCAATTAGGACAAGCGTTATGGGACTTTTACATGTTTCAAATTCATAGGTTGAAAAAAGTTCATGCCGATCCGCATCCTGGTAATTTTTTGATTTCTGAAGATGGAAATTTAATCGCGTTAGATTTTGGTTGCATGAAAAGTATTCCAGAGGAATTCTATACACCATATTTTGAGTTGGCCGATAAAAAAGTGATTAGTAATCCTGAAGAATTTAAAGCTAAACTTTACGAATTAGAGATCTTAAGAAAAGATGATTCTGAAGAAGAAATTATCTTTTTCACCGATATGTTTCATGAATTGTTAAGCTTATTTACCCAGCCTTTCCATGCAGAAAATTTCGACTTTTCGGATGCTCAATTCTTCGGAAAAATCACTGAAATGGGACAAAAATATTCTAAGAGTACAGAATTGAGAAACATGAACGGTAACCGTGGTTCTAAACATTTTATTTATATCAACAGAACCTTCTTCGGACTTTACAATCTAATGTTCGACCTCAAAGCAAAAGACATCAAAATCAACAACTTTAATACACTATAA
- a CDS encoding TetR family transcriptional regulator C-terminal domain-containing protein, translating into MAKKKNIKQADLISLYMDYVLTHNQQPKSVYSFSKDNNFEEQKFYEHFNSFDALEKSIFKAFFDNTHDVLQKSEDYQSFDARNKLLSFYYTFFEVLTANRSYVIYALENEKNKLKTLKTLSSLKSSFTKYVSTLDIKTLDLKEEKLEKLQKRSIEESAWIQLLMTIKFWIDDTSKAFEKTDVFIEKSVNTSFDLIDTTPLKSLIDFGKFIYKEKFKMNA; encoded by the coding sequence ATGGCAAAGAAAAAAAACATAAAACAAGCAGATTTAATTTCTTTATATATGGATTATGTGTTAACGCATAACCAACAACCTAAATCTGTATACTCCTTTTCAAAAGACAACAATTTTGAAGAACAAAAATTCTACGAACATTTCAATTCTTTTGATGCTTTAGAAAAAAGTATTTTCAAAGCGTTTTTTGATAATACTCACGACGTTTTACAAAAAAGTGAAGACTATCAATCTTTTGATGCTCGCAATAAACTTTTAAGTTTTTACTATACATTTTTTGAAGTGCTTACGGCTAATAGAAGTTATGTGATTTATGCTTTAGAAAATGAAAAAAACAAATTAAAAACGCTTAAGACGCTTTCAAGCTTAAAATCTAGCTTCACCAAATATGTTTCTACTTTAGATATTAAAACGCTAGACTTAAAAGAAGAAAAGTTAGAGAAACTTCAAAAAAGAAGTATTGAAGAATCTGCTTGGATTCAATTATTGATGACCATAAAGTTTTGGATAGATGACACTTCAAAAGCATTTGAAAAAACAGATGTATTTATTGAAAAATCAGTCAACACTAGTTTTGATCTCATCGATACAACTCCATTAAAAAGTCTTATCGACTTCGGAAAGTTTATTTACAAAGAAAAATTTAAAATGAACGCATGA
- a CDS encoding protein-tyrosine-phosphatase, which translates to MLYSKLVEKLNSLNTASISEERRTILQPLIDFIQAKVDAKQIINLNFICTHNSRRSHLSQAWAQATGSYFGIENLFCYSAGTEATALFPVAAKTLENSGFKVEILSNEENPIYSIKYSENQHPIIGFSKTITLNFNPKSGFAAIMTCSSADQGCPFIVGAEKRIPITYEDPKVSDGTPQQSEKYEERSLQIATEMKFIFSQIKL; encoded by the coding sequence ATGTTATATTCTAAATTAGTAGAAAAATTAAATAGCCTGAATACAGCTTCAATTTCTGAAGAAAGAAGAACTATTCTTCAACCTCTAATTGACTTTATTCAGGCTAAAGTTGATGCTAAACAAATTATCAACCTCAATTTTATTTGTACACATAACTCTAGAAGAAGTCATCTCTCGCAAGCTTGGGCACAAGCGACAGGCTCTTATTTTGGGATAGAAAACTTGTTTTGCTACTCTGCAGGTACTGAAGCAACAGCCTTGTTTCCTGTAGCTGCAAAAACCTTAGAAAATTCAGGATTTAAAGTAGAGATACTATCTAATGAAGAAAACCCTATTTACAGCATAAAATATAGCGAGAACCAACATCCTATTATTGGATTTTCAAAAACTATTACTTTAAACTTTAATCCCAAAAGTGGTTTTGCTGCTATAATGACGTGCTCTTCGGCAGATCAAGGCTGTCCGTTTATTGTAGGTGCAGAAAAACGAATTCCTATTACTTATGAAGATCCAAAAGTCTCAGATGGTACTCCGCAGCAATCAGAAAAATATGAAGAGCGTAGCCTTCAAATCGCTACTGAAATGAAGTTTATTTTCTCCCAAATAAAGCTATAA
- a CDS encoding arsenite methyltransferase, with amino-acid sequence MKTEQELKDIVKERYAKIAEQGKAENASSCCGATTPSNKVYNIMMDDYSETDGYVSDADLGLGCGLPTQFALIQKGDTVIDLGSGAGNDCFVARHETGSRGKVIGIDFTPIMIQKARINAEKLGYNNVEFREGDIDNMPVSDNVADVIVSNCVLNLVPNKQKVISEIFRVLKPGGHFSISDIVLVGDLPKALKEDAEMYAGCVAGAIQKEDYLKHISDEGFVNVNIQKEKPITIPDDILSKYLDEEMTKQFNSDNVGIFSITVYAEKPGKKEKKPKLQLADISSDEPCCTPDGNCC; translated from the coding sequence ATGAAAACTGAACAAGAACTTAAAGACATCGTAAAGGAACGATACGCAAAAATTGCCGAACAAGGCAAGGCTGAAAATGCTTCATCTTGTTGTGGTGCCACTACTCCATCCAATAAAGTTTATAACATTATGATGGATGATTATTCAGAAACTGATGGCTATGTCAGTGATGCCGATTTAGGCTTAGGCTGTGGATTGCCAACGCAATTCGCTTTAATTCAAAAAGGAGATACCGTTATAGATTTAGGCTCTGGTGCTGGTAACGATTGTTTTGTTGCGAGACATGAAACAGGCAGCAGAGGTAAAGTTATTGGTATTGACTTTACACCTATTATGATACAAAAAGCACGCATCAATGCTGAAAAACTTGGCTACAATAATGTTGAGTTTAGAGAAGGTGATATCGATAATATGCCTGTTTCTGATAATGTTGCTGATGTTATTGTGAGCAACTGTGTACTCAATTTAGTGCCTAACAAACAAAAAGTTATCAGTGAAATTTTTAGGGTTCTAAAACCTGGTGGACATTTTAGTATTTCAGATATCGTCTTGGTTGGTGATTTACCTAAAGCTTTAAAAGAAGATGCCGAGATGTATGCTGGTTGTGTGGCTGGAGCTATTCAAAAAGAGGATTATTTAAAACACATTTCTGATGAAGGTTTTGTAAATGTTAATATTCAAAAAGAAAAGCCTATCACTATTCCTGATGATATTTTAAGCAAGTATTTAGATGAAGAAATGACTAAACAATTCAATTCTGATAACGTTGGTATTTTCAGTATTACAGTTTATGCTGAAAAACCAGGCAAGAAGGAAAAAAAACCAAAACTTCAATTAGCAGACATTTCTAGTGATGAGCCATGCTGTACACCTGATGGTAACTGCTGCTAA
- a CDS encoding ArsR/SmtB family transcription factor → MGLTKSEIFTKKQNQIATIAKAFAHPARVAILQHIFNSSTCICGDLVDEIGLAQATISQHLRELKNIGLIKGNIEGTSVCYCIDEDNWANAKDLISHFLDYESKKTNCC, encoded by the coding sequence TCTGAGATTTTTACCAAAAAACAAAACCAAATTGCTACCATAGCTAAGGCTTTTGCGCATCCTGCAAGAGTGGCTATACTGCAACATATTTTCAACTCTAGCACTTGTATTTGTGGTGATTTGGTGGACGAAATTGGCTTGGCACAAGCTACAATCTCTCAACATCTTCGAGAATTAAAAAATATAGGCTTAATTAAAGGAAATATAGAAGGTACAAGCGTTTGCTATTGTATAGATGAAGATAATTGGGCTAATGCAAAAGATCTTATTTCTCATTTTCTAGATTATGAATCTAAAAAAACTAATTGTTGTTAA